The sequence AATCTGCCCGGAGAGTTTGAAAAATGCTGAAGGCTGATTTCCATATTCACACCAGCTACTCCATGGACTGCAATACGCCCCTCGAGGATATTGTCAGCCGCTGCCTGGAGACTGGCATCAACTGCATCGCCATCGCCGACCACGGCACCGTCGAAGGCGCACTGGAATTGCAGGGCATGGCCCCCTTCCCGGTCATCATCGCCGAGGAAATCCTGACCCCGCACGGGGAGATAATGGGGATGTTCCTGAAGGAGGGTATCCCCAGCGGCATATCCATCGAAGAAGCGATATCCCGCATCAAGGCCCAGGACGCCCTGGTGTGCCTGCCCCACCCCTTTGACCCGCTC is a genomic window of Dehalococcoidales bacterium containing:
- a CDS encoding PHP domain-containing protein, with product MLKADFHIHTSYSMDCNTPLEDIVSRCLETGINCIAIADHGTVEGALELQGMAPFPVIIAEEILTPHGEIMGMFLKEGIPSGISIEEAISRIKAQDALVCLPHPFDPLRGLRLQKKQLAELAGQVDAIEVFNARNPFLRSAVKPRAFARKYGIPGTAGSDAHSIGEIGSTYVEMPAFNGKDEFLEALSNGRIFQHRSNPLVHLNTTWAKLKRVF